One Streptomyces sp. NBC_00554 DNA segment encodes these proteins:
- a CDS encoding carbohydrate ABC transporter permease produces the protein MSTLTRPPRVAAGSPVRRSSRRRTGRRGAYKGVLFALPFLVGFLFTYVLPIAYAFGQSLHEKKSSGLGFGPTKVVYTGFSNFSAVLSDGAFWSSMMRTLLFGLVQITVMLAISLLLALLLDGVAARAVRFFRAGLLIPYVVPSVVSTLMWLFLYSPTISPIVDVAARAGVHLSLFGGLNTYLSLGNLLTWQGIGFNMILISASLQALPRELYEAARLDGAREWRIAWSVKVPNITGILVLTGMFSLIGRLQLFAEPLLLRYVAPESISTDFTPMMEIFDKAFKTGNYQYAAAESLVLAVVTGILAFVFYRVTNRKMS, from the coding sequence GTGTCCACCCTGACGCGACCGCCCCGAGTCGCCGCCGGCTCCCCGGTCCGACGGTCCTCCCGCCGCCGGACCGGAAGGAGGGGAGCTTACAAGGGCGTACTCTTCGCCCTGCCCTTCCTCGTGGGCTTCCTGTTCACCTATGTCCTGCCGATCGCCTACGCCTTCGGCCAGAGCCTGCACGAGAAGAAGAGCAGCGGCCTCGGTTTCGGCCCGACCAAGGTCGTCTACACCGGCTTCTCCAACTTCTCGGCGGTCCTGTCCGACGGCGCCTTCTGGTCGAGCATGATGCGCACGCTGCTCTTCGGGCTCGTGCAGATCACCGTCATGCTGGCGATCTCGCTGCTGTTGGCGCTGCTCCTCGACGGGGTAGCGGCGCGGGCGGTGCGGTTCTTCCGGGCCGGACTGCTCATCCCGTACGTCGTCCCGAGTGTCGTGTCCACCCTGATGTGGCTGTTCCTCTACAGCCCGACGATCAGCCCGATCGTCGATGTCGCCGCCCGTGCGGGGGTGCATCTCTCGCTGTTCGGCGGCCTCAACACCTATCTGTCGCTGGGCAATCTGCTGACCTGGCAGGGCATCGGCTTCAACATGATCCTGATCTCCGCGTCGCTGCAGGCGCTGCCTCGCGAGCTGTACGAGGCGGCCCGGCTCGACGGGGCCCGCGAGTGGCGGATCGCCTGGTCGGTCAAGGTGCCCAACATCACCGGCATCCTGGTGCTGACCGGCATGTTCTCGCTGATCGGCCGACTGCAGTTGTTCGCCGAACCGCTGCTACTGAGGTATGTGGCGCCGGAGTCCATCAGCACCGACTTCACGCCGATGATGGAGATCTTCGACAAGGCGTTCAAGACCGGCAACTACCAGTACGCGGCGGCCGAGTCGCTGGTCCTGGCCGTGGTCACCGGCATCCTCGCCTTCGTCTTCTACCGCGTCACGAACAGGAAGATGTCATGA
- a CDS encoding ABC transporter substrate-binding protein, whose amino-acid sequence MSTFRTRSVTGAAAALSLSLVLAACSGGGDSDAAAEPSTQGKVGLEFWSWTEGIEAQTKVWNKEHPETQIKFVNAAGDTVYQKLRAAVTSGDAPCLSKMDGMNLANFAADGLLTDITKIAAKYKSSYTTPAWNAVTPGGATYGIPTGSSPLFTAYRADLFEKYGIAAPKTWDDLITAGKAVQKKDKNVKIFNMAGEDPSTLVDLSWQANAQWYKVDGDHWAINFTSPEALKAGDIVQELVDNNLASNASYADPGVFKTWDLGKTILMTTSTWQLPIYDTNFPKSKGEWQLADAPLFDTARPQTSSNFDVTAVLKGCKYPDRAAQFAAWLSSSKESLTTLTDPASKSGLFPAVNDVSPYVDKIIPTDMFNGKSDSANVITTAASRVGGQWQYGPDYAAMYSEMQKQWGKVMKKQLTVKAMLRHLQDWVLADLKNKGVKAVAGS is encoded by the coding sequence ATGAGTACCTTCCGCACGAGATCCGTCACCGGCGCGGCCGCCGCCCTCTCGCTGTCCCTCGTCCTTGCCGCCTGTTCCGGCGGCGGCGACTCGGACGCCGCCGCCGAGCCCAGCACCCAGGGCAAGGTGGGCCTGGAGTTCTGGAGCTGGACCGAGGGCATCGAGGCCCAGACCAAGGTCTGGAACAAGGAACACCCCGAGACCCAGATCAAGTTCGTGAACGCGGCCGGCGACACGGTCTACCAGAAGCTCCGCGCCGCGGTGACCTCCGGCGACGCCCCCTGCCTGTCCAAGATGGACGGGATGAACCTGGCGAACTTCGCCGCCGACGGGCTGCTCACCGACATCACGAAGATCGCCGCGAAGTACAAGTCGAGCTACACAACACCGGCCTGGAACGCGGTCACCCCCGGCGGCGCCACGTACGGCATTCCCACCGGCTCCTCCCCGCTGTTCACTGCCTACCGTGCCGACCTGTTCGAGAAGTACGGCATCGCGGCTCCCAAGACCTGGGACGACCTGATCACGGCAGGCAAGGCGGTGCAGAAGAAGGACAAGAACGTCAAGATCTTCAACATGGCGGGCGAGGACCCGAGCACCCTGGTCGACCTGTCTTGGCAGGCCAACGCACAGTGGTACAAGGTGGACGGCGACCACTGGGCCATCAACTTCACCTCACCCGAGGCGCTGAAGGCGGGCGACATCGTCCAGGAGTTGGTCGACAACAACCTCGCCTCGAACGCCTCGTACGCCGATCCGGGCGTCTTCAAGACCTGGGACCTCGGCAAGACCATCCTGATGACCACGTCCACCTGGCAGTTGCCGATCTACGACACCAACTTCCCCAAGTCCAAGGGCGAGTGGCAGCTCGCGGACGCCCCTCTCTTCGACACCGCGCGCCCGCAGACCTCCAGCAACTTCGACGTGACGGCCGTACTGAAGGGCTGCAAGTACCCGGACCGCGCGGCACAATTCGCGGCCTGGCTGTCCAGCAGCAAGGAGTCGCTGACCACGCTCACCGACCCCGCGTCCAAGTCCGGTCTCTTCCCCGCGGTCAACGACGTCTCCCCGTACGTCGACAAGATCATCCCGACCGACATGTTCAACGGGAAGTCGGACAGTGCGAACGTGATCACCACGGCCGCTTCGCGAGTGGGCGGCCAGTGGCAGTACGGGCCGGACTACGCCGCCATGTACTCCGAGATGCAGAAGCAGTGGGGCAAGGTCATGAAGAAGCAGCTCACCGTCAAGGCGATGCTGAGGCACCTTCAGGACTGGGTCCTCGCCGACCTGAAGAACAAGGGCGTCAAGGCCGTCGCGGGCAGTTGA
- a CDS encoding Zn-dependent alcohol dehydrogenase → MGATIEAAVLNTAPGALEIEKLQLDTPGPDEVLVRVVNAGLCHSDLHEIDGTFETEPPILLGHEASGVVEATGSNVIGLRTGDHVVTCLSVFCGRCRYCTNGQLTLCENRNGLSHDRPRPRLLNAAGQPVRPTAGIGAFAQAMVVHQNALVTIPQDMPLATASILGCAVTTGLGAVFRSARVQPGTSVVVIGTGGIGMAAIQGAKIAGAAQVIAVDIVPEKLKAAERFGATHTVNGRDVDPVEAVRELTRGGADFSFEAVGNSVTAGQAFSMVGPGGLATVVGMVPDTVPIAIKGSELYLQEKRLQGSFMGSNQFKVDVPRYVDLYLQGRLLLDEMVSERVTLRDINSGFASLSSGNATRVVADIGEI, encoded by the coding sequence ATGGGGGCGACGATCGAGGCGGCGGTCCTCAACACCGCACCCGGCGCGCTGGAGATCGAGAAGCTCCAGCTGGACACCCCCGGACCCGATGAGGTGCTGGTCCGAGTGGTCAACGCGGGTCTGTGTCACTCGGATCTGCACGAGATCGACGGGACGTTCGAGACGGAGCCGCCGATCCTCCTGGGGCACGAGGCCTCCGGGGTCGTGGAAGCCACCGGTTCCAACGTCATCGGGCTGCGTACGGGCGACCACGTGGTGACCTGCCTGTCCGTGTTCTGCGGACGGTGCCGGTACTGCACCAACGGCCAGTTGACGTTGTGCGAGAACCGCAATGGACTCTCGCACGACAGGCCCAGGCCACGCCTGCTCAACGCCGCAGGGCAGCCAGTACGTCCGACAGCGGGGATCGGGGCCTTCGCCCAGGCCATGGTCGTACACCAGAACGCCCTCGTGACCATCCCCCAGGACATGCCTCTGGCCACCGCGAGCATTCTGGGCTGCGCGGTGACCACCGGACTCGGCGCGGTCTTCCGCAGTGCGCGGGTCCAACCGGGAACCAGCGTCGTGGTCATCGGTACCGGTGGCATCGGCATGGCCGCGATCCAGGGCGCGAAGATCGCCGGCGCCGCTCAGGTCATCGCCGTGGACATCGTCCCGGAAAAGCTGAAGGCCGCAGAGCGGTTCGGCGCGACCCACACCGTGAACGGGCGGGACGTGGATCCGGTCGAGGCGGTGCGCGAACTCACCCGCGGCGGCGCCGACTTCAGCTTCGAGGCCGTAGGAAACAGTGTCACAGCGGGACAGGCATTCTCCATGGTCGGACCCGGCGGCCTCGCCACGGTCGTGGGCATGGTGCCGGACACCGTGCCCATCGCCATCAAGGGCTCGGAGCTCTATCTCCAGGAGAAGCGGCTGCAGGGCTCCTTCATGGGATCCAACCAGTTCAAGGTGGACGTGCCCCGGTACGTCGACCTCTATCTGCAGGGACGGCTGCTGCTCGACGAGATGGTCTCCGAGCGCGTCACCCTGCGCGACATCAACAGCGGCTTCGCGTCGTTGAGTTCGGGCAACGCGACCCGGGTGGTCGCCGACATCGGGGAGATCTGA
- a CDS encoding gamma-glutamyl-gamma-aminobutyrate hydrolase family protein → MRPLVGITGRRLSASLVHGMDKRFAGRHFDSFFSDYARCVAEAGGIPVHLPFEAGTAEAVERLDGLIITGGQDVHPRLWGGDDSTVPADADPRYATMAHDVERDAYEAALIRAAIDRGVPVLGVCRGHQLLNVALGGRLVPDLPPSAVEHYLPNEALTDGEPDHLVTFTPGSLAASVYGESAQVNSWHHQAVDALGSGLVVSGRASDGVVESIELPGRPVLGVQWHPEWQETTDPGFAWLTAAASDKHRNAGLATAR, encoded by the coding sequence ATGCGACCGCTGGTGGGAATCACCGGACGCCGGCTGAGCGCGAGCCTGGTCCACGGCATGGACAAGAGGTTCGCCGGGCGTCACTTCGACTCGTTCTTCTCCGACTACGCGCGCTGTGTCGCCGAAGCCGGCGGCATCCCCGTACATCTGCCGTTCGAGGCGGGAACCGCGGAAGCGGTGGAGCGTCTTGACGGCCTGATCATCACGGGTGGCCAGGACGTCCACCCTCGCCTGTGGGGCGGGGACGACAGCACGGTGCCGGCCGACGCCGACCCGCGGTACGCCACCATGGCCCACGACGTCGAGCGCGACGCGTACGAGGCGGCGCTGATCCGCGCCGCGATCGACCGCGGCGTGCCGGTGCTCGGGGTCTGCCGGGGGCACCAACTGCTCAATGTGGCGCTCGGTGGCCGCCTCGTGCCCGACCTGCCGCCGAGCGCGGTGGAGCACTACTTGCCGAACGAGGCTCTGACCGACGGCGAACCAGATCACTTGGTGACGTTCACGCCCGGCTCGCTGGCCGCGTCGGTGTACGGCGAGAGCGCGCAGGTCAACTCCTGGCACCACCAGGCGGTGGACGCCCTTGGCAGCGGGCTGGTCGTCTCGGGGCGGGCCTCCGACGGTGTCGTGGAGTCCATCGAGCTGCCGGGTCGGCCCGTCCTGGGCGTTCAGTGGCATCCCGAATGGCAGGAGACCACCGACCCCGGCTTCGCCTGGCTGACGGCAGCCGCATCCGACAAACACCGCAACGCCGGTCTGGCCACGGCCCGTTGA
- a CDS encoding phytanoyl-CoA dioxygenase family protein: protein MSATTTNVTLRSVPNSTPIEEILAIVADDGGVIIKQFLTPDQVSRFNAEVEPAMQALSPGTTNEMEGIADFHGTNTKRLTNLVTLSKTFREEIIDHELVKPLSDAIFNEESGSYWMTTAQVIEIGPGNKAQPLHRDLENNYPFVGMGPAGPMVMINFLIALTDFTDENGATRVIPGSNHWPDYEDRGTPEMTIPAEMQAGDVLFINGKVAHGGGANRTADCYRRGVAFALQPGFLTPEEAYPFIVDRELARSLPEHVQRLIGFRSQYPTGSPGLWQVDYTELAEYLKF from the coding sequence ATGAGTGCTACCACCACGAACGTCACACTGCGATCGGTGCCGAACAGCACCCCGATCGAGGAAATCCTCGCGATCGTGGCTGACGACGGCGGCGTGATCATCAAGCAGTTCCTCACCCCCGACCAGGTCAGCCGGTTCAACGCCGAGGTCGAGCCCGCGATGCAGGCACTGAGCCCCGGCACGACGAACGAGATGGAAGGCATCGCCGACTTCCACGGAACGAACACCAAGCGGCTGACCAACCTCGTCACCCTGAGCAAGACGTTCCGCGAGGAGATCATCGACCACGAGCTGGTCAAGCCCCTCTCCGACGCCATCTTCAACGAGGAGTCCGGCTCGTACTGGATGACGACCGCCCAGGTCATCGAGATCGGCCCCGGGAACAAGGCGCAGCCGCTCCACCGGGACCTGGAGAACAACTACCCGTTCGTCGGAATGGGCCCGGCCGGCCCCATGGTCATGATCAACTTCCTGATCGCGCTGACCGACTTCACCGACGAGAACGGCGCCACCCGCGTCATCCCGGGCAGCAACCACTGGCCCGATTACGAGGACCGCGGCACCCCCGAGATGACCATCCCGGCCGAAATGCAGGCCGGTGACGTCCTGTTCATCAACGGCAAGGTCGCCCACGGCGGCGGAGCCAACCGCACCGCGGACTGTTACCGGCGTGGTGTCGCCTTCGCCCTGCAGCCCGGATTCCTCACCCCCGAAGAGGCCTACCCCTTCATCGTCGACCGCGAGCTCGCCCGGTCGCTGCCCGAGCACGTGCAGCGCCTCATCGGCTTCCGCTCCCAGTACCCCACCGGCTCCCCCGGCCTGTGGCAGGTCGACTACACCGAGCTCGCCGAGTACCTCAAGTTCTGA
- a CDS encoding carbohydrate ABC transporter permease, with amino-acid sequence MSSATRAARPNKAAGASGGGVRPTRGAMALTTGLLIVFLLYSIAPTWFLLVSSTKNQTDLYSTFGLWFSGNHFVDNLQAIWNYHDGVFGRWIGNSVLYSTVGAAGSTFISLAAGYGISKFGFRGRGALFAVIVGASLLPSTLLAFPLYLVFSDIGLTNTIWAVLIPYFINPFGVYLGKVYADTSVPTELMEAARIDGAGETRIFFSVALNLMRTGGVTIFMLDFINIWNNFFLPLFMLNGERTFPVTLGLFSWVQQAQTARDMNTLVLTGSLLSIIPLAIFMFALQKYWRSGILMGSLK; translated from the coding sequence ATGAGCAGCGCCACCCGGGCGGCCCGCCCGAACAAGGCCGCCGGTGCCTCCGGTGGCGGGGTACGTCCCACTCGCGGTGCGATGGCCCTGACCACCGGACTGCTGATCGTCTTCCTGCTGTACTCGATCGCGCCCACGTGGTTCCTGCTGGTGTCGTCCACCAAGAACCAGACCGACCTGTATTCCACCTTCGGCCTCTGGTTCTCCGGCAACCACTTCGTCGACAACCTCCAGGCGATCTGGAACTACCACGACGGCGTGTTCGGGCGCTGGATCGGCAATTCCGTCCTCTACTCCACCGTCGGCGCGGCCGGCTCCACCTTCATCTCACTCGCCGCCGGGTACGGCATCTCGAAATTCGGCTTCCGGGGCCGGGGTGCCCTGTTCGCGGTCATCGTCGGCGCCTCGCTGCTGCCGAGCACTCTGCTCGCCTTCCCGCTCTACCTCGTCTTCTCCGACATCGGGCTCACCAACACGATCTGGGCCGTGCTGATCCCGTACTTCATCAACCCGTTCGGCGTCTACCTCGGCAAGGTCTACGCCGACACCTCCGTGCCCACCGAGCTGATGGAAGCGGCCCGGATCGACGGGGCCGGCGAGACGCGGATCTTCTTCTCGGTCGCGCTGAACCTCATGCGCACGGGTGGCGTCACGATCTTCATGCTCGACTTCATCAACATCTGGAACAACTTCTTCCTGCCCCTGTTCATGCTCAACGGCGAGCGCACCTTCCCCGTCACCCTGGGCCTCTTCTCCTGGGTGCAGCAGGCACAGACCGCCCGGGACATGAACACGCTCGTCCTCACCGGTTCCCTGCTGTCGATCATTCCGCTGGCGATCTTCATGTTCGCGCTCCAGAAGTACTGGCGCAGCGGAATCCTCATGGGCAGTCTCAAGTAA
- a CDS encoding glutamine synthetase family protein, whose amino-acid sequence MPENIDAWLAEHRIDSVRIEGTNLEGSFIGKNVSPRKFTSGLKSGFAFADVAFGLDLGNAPQFGFAMPSWRGDLADIFLHADLSTLVEWSPGRASVIGGFWDPDGNPVSACPRNALQRMTKLLAERGYEAKVAVEIEATVFEESIQEARNKGYRGLTPLGGSAGSAYHLAKSKDWEDYMLAVARRLEELGIPWEAWGDEAASGQIEFNVAPADPVTAADYWARTRQVMREVAFEQGRCVTFMAKWCDEYGQASHINVSLERDGENAFYDEFGPSQVMTHFLGGVMATLIPATSFALPAITSYRRLQELEGPPTTVAWGVANKSTAVRAVVGHPKYSRLEYRTPGADANIYLVLAAVLAGGVAGLDGKIDPPEPFDDMAWCLPPGMPKIPNTISKAAEALRADTLLTGVLGQELVDYWLGTRQWEWLQFHTTGGDPDTGLTEWESNRYFELP is encoded by the coding sequence ATGCCTGAGAACATCGACGCCTGGCTCGCGGAACACCGCATCGACAGCGTCCGGATCGAAGGGACGAACCTCGAAGGCTCGTTCATCGGCAAGAACGTCTCGCCACGGAAGTTCACGTCCGGGCTCAAGTCCGGATTCGCCTTCGCCGACGTGGCGTTCGGGCTCGATCTGGGCAACGCCCCGCAGTTCGGGTTCGCCATGCCTTCCTGGCGGGGCGACCTCGCCGACATCTTCCTGCACGCCGACCTGTCGACGCTCGTCGAATGGTCACCCGGGCGGGCGTCAGTCATCGGCGGATTCTGGGACCCGGACGGCAATCCGGTGTCGGCATGTCCGCGCAACGCGTTGCAGCGGATGACCAAGCTGCTCGCCGAACGCGGATACGAGGCGAAGGTCGCCGTCGAGATCGAGGCCACCGTCTTCGAGGAGTCGATCCAGGAAGCCCGGAACAAGGGCTATCGCGGCCTCACTCCGCTGGGCGGGAGCGCCGGTTCGGCCTACCACCTCGCCAAGTCCAAGGACTGGGAGGACTACATGCTGGCGGTCGCCCGTCGGCTGGAGGAACTGGGTATCCCGTGGGAGGCCTGGGGCGACGAAGCCGCCTCGGGGCAGATCGAGTTCAACGTCGCACCGGCCGATCCGGTGACGGCCGCGGACTACTGGGCACGTACCCGTCAGGTCATGCGGGAGGTCGCCTTCGAGCAGGGCCGCTGTGTGACGTTCATGGCGAAGTGGTGCGACGAGTACGGGCAGGCCTCGCACATCAACGTCTCGCTGGAGCGGGACGGCGAGAACGCCTTCTACGACGAGTTCGGCCCGTCGCAGGTGATGACCCACTTCCTGGGCGGGGTCATGGCCACCCTGATTCCGGCGACCTCGTTCGCGCTCCCCGCGATCACGTCGTACCGCCGCCTGCAGGAACTGGAAGGACCGCCGACGACGGTCGCCTGGGGCGTGGCCAACAAGAGCACGGCGGTACGCGCCGTCGTGGGCCACCCGAAGTACTCGCGCCTGGAGTACCGGACGCCCGGCGCCGACGCCAACATCTATCTGGTGCTGGCCGCGGTACTGGCCGGCGGAGTGGCCGGGCTCGACGGCAAGATCGATCCGCCCGAGCCGTTCGACGACATGGCCTGGTGCCTTCCGCCGGGGATGCCAAAGATCCCGAACACCATCAGCAAGGCCGCGGAGGCACTGCGGGCCGACACGCTCCTGACCGGTGTTCTGGGTCAGGAACTCGTGGATTACTGGCTCGGCACGAGGCAGTGGGAATGGCTGCAGTTCCACACCACGGGCGGCGACCCCGACACGGGTCTCACCGAGTGGGAGTCCAACCGCTATTTCGAGCTGCCGTGA
- a CDS encoding aldehyde dehydrogenase, with translation MSSTRKPAPTTKDEWLALLQSIRIPQGMWVDGDWAGARSGATTPLTAPRDGQVVAHLPAADEADIDAVVKSAHQAFVSGRWSRLQPRERGEVLIRWADLLEEHRDELALLIALEMGKPVTDAWAVEMRTVIGLIRWYGELADKIMDESPRGRENALALVTREPLGVIAAITPWNFPMTLSTFKVPAALIAGNSVVLKPASQSPLSMLRAAELAHQAGVPAGVLQVVTGSGPVTGAALGRHPDIATLTFTGSTDVGKQLLTYAGESNAKPVWLELGGKSPNIIFPDAPDMDEAIRTAAWAIAFNSGQMCTAGSRLIVHESVRDEVVAGVVEHLKALRIGDPLDPATQFGPLASRRHRDEVLAEITKGSETSAKLVLGSDQPLDQPGWYVEPAVFVDVRPDDRLAQHEIFGPVLSVLTFTDEAEAIAIANNSDYGLGSSVWTGDLSRAHRMSRAIEAGLVWVNCFEEGDYSVPFGGRKLSGHGADKSVHGLEKFTALKTTWIAL, from the coding sequence ATGAGCAGCACACGCAAGCCCGCACCCACGACGAAGGACGAATGGCTCGCCCTGCTCCAGTCCATACGCATTCCCCAGGGAATGTGGGTGGACGGCGACTGGGCGGGTGCCCGCAGCGGGGCGACCACTCCTCTCACGGCGCCGCGTGACGGCCAGGTCGTCGCGCACCTTCCGGCCGCCGACGAGGCCGACATCGACGCGGTCGTGAAGAGCGCGCACCAGGCCTTCGTCAGCGGCCGCTGGTCACGGCTCCAGCCGCGTGAGCGGGGCGAGGTGTTGATCCGCTGGGCAGACCTGCTGGAGGAGCACCGCGACGAGCTCGCGCTTCTCATAGCGCTGGAGATGGGCAAGCCGGTCACCGACGCCTGGGCCGTCGAGATGCGCACCGTCATCGGCCTCATCCGCTGGTACGGGGAACTCGCCGACAAGATCATGGACGAGTCTCCGCGCGGCCGGGAGAACGCTCTGGCACTGGTAACCCGGGAGCCCCTGGGGGTGATCGCGGCCATCACCCCGTGGAACTTCCCCATGACCCTGTCGACGTTCAAGGTGCCCGCCGCCCTGATCGCCGGGAACAGCGTCGTACTGAAGCCGGCCAGTCAGTCGCCCCTGTCGATGCTCCGCGCGGCGGAACTCGCCCACCAGGCGGGCGTTCCGGCCGGAGTGCTCCAGGTCGTCACCGGCAGCGGCCCGGTCACCGGCGCCGCTCTCGGCCGGCACCCGGACATCGCCACTCTGACGTTCACCGGCTCCACCGACGTGGGCAAGCAACTCCTGACCTACGCGGGCGAGTCCAACGCCAAGCCGGTCTGGCTGGAGCTGGGCGGCAAGTCGCCGAACATCATCTTCCCGGACGCCCCCGACATGGACGAGGCGATCAGGACGGCCGCCTGGGCGATCGCCTTCAACTCCGGTCAGATGTGTACGGCAGGGTCCCGGCTCATCGTCCACGAGTCCGTACGGGACGAGGTCGTCGCGGGTGTGGTCGAGCACCTCAAAGCTCTCCGCATCGGCGACCCCCTGGACCCGGCCACGCAGTTCGGCCCGCTGGCGAGCAGGCGCCACCGTGACGAGGTGCTGGCCGAGATCACCAAGGGCTCGGAGACCTCCGCCAAGCTCGTCCTCGGCTCCGACCAGCCACTCGACCAGCCCGGCTGGTACGTCGAACCAGCGGTGTTCGTCGACGTCCGGCCCGACGACCGGCTCGCCCAGCACGAGATCTTCGGTCCTGTCCTCTCCGTCCTCACCTTCACCGACGAGGCCGAGGCCATCGCGATCGCCAACAACTCCGACTACGGCCTGGGTTCGTCGGTGTGGACCGGCGATCTGAGCCGCGCCCACCGGATGTCGCGGGCCATCGAGGCCGGTCTGGTCTGGGTCAACTGCTTCGAGGAAGGCGACTACTCGGTCCCGTTCGGCGGGCGCAAGCTGTCCGGCCACGGCGCGGACAAGAGCGTGCACGGGCTGGAGAAGTTCACCGCCCTGAAGACGACCTGGATCGCGCTGTGA
- a CDS encoding alpha/beta fold hydrolase — protein sequence MSHAPGRREVLKYAGTDGVAVPGLGRATAPQATAAQPEDSPGRRGHSLLDILALGDTMPLEPDATVPSDAHADFAYAVYREDPPVTDLGRIRLFCTCLGPAHAPALLLVHGWGGDGREWSRHAEELAGTFHVIVPDLRGHGRSEVPQDGNTPVEMADDLAALVTTLGTGPVVAVGHSMGGQVVNLLAVRHPQTVRSVVALDPAHGAHGSEVDGIPGRLAEYQANGALAAASFVAGAFAPDAPAGLRTAHVRSMLGTPDHVIAQSYAGMYADPGAVGIRPHSEKYLRRRPQPALTVWTSEEAAAWERTTLHVPGSRVDHWAGTGHYLHEERAERTIRLLGDWTTETFTSGS from the coding sequence GTGTCGCACGCACCCGGACGTCGCGAAGTACTCAAGTACGCCGGTACGGACGGCGTCGCCGTGCCCGGCCTCGGCCGGGCAACGGCCCCGCAGGCCACCGCAGCGCAGCCCGAGGACTCCCCCGGCCGGCGCGGACACTCGCTCCTGGACATCCTTGCCCTCGGCGACACGATGCCGCTCGAACCCGACGCCACCGTCCCTTCTGACGCACACGCCGACTTCGCGTACGCCGTCTACCGGGAAGACCCCCCAGTGACCGACCTCGGCCGCATCCGGCTCTTCTGCACCTGTCTCGGCCCTGCCCACGCCCCCGCTCTGCTCCTGGTGCACGGCTGGGGCGGCGACGGGAGGGAATGGTCGCGGCACGCCGAGGAACTCGCCGGAACGTTCCACGTCATCGTGCCCGACCTGCGCGGCCACGGTCGCTCCGAGGTGCCGCAGGACGGCAACACCCCGGTGGAGATGGCCGACGACCTCGCCGCTCTCGTCACCACCCTCGGCACCGGACCCGTGGTCGCCGTCGGGCACTCCATGGGCGGCCAAGTGGTCAACCTGCTCGCCGTCCGCCATCCGCAGACCGTACGGTCGGTCGTCGCCCTCGACCCGGCTCACGGCGCACACGGCAGCGAGGTCGACGGAATTCCCGGCCGACTGGCCGAGTACCAGGCGAACGGCGCCCTCGCGGCGGCCTCCTTCGTGGCCGGGGCCTTCGCGCCGGATGCCCCGGCCGGGCTGCGCACGGCCCACGTCCGCAGCATGCTCGGCACGCCGGACCACGTCATCGCCCAGTCATACGCTGGCATGTACGCGGACCCCGGCGCGGTCGGCATCCGCCCACACAGCGAGAAGTACCTGCGGCGACGCCCGCAGCCCGCGCTGACCGTGTGGACGTCCGAGGAAGCCGCGGCCTGGGAGCGCACCACCCTGCACGTGCCGGGCTCCCGCGTGGATCACTGGGCCGGAACCGGCCACTATCTCCACGAGGAGCGGGCGGAGCGGACGATCCGACTCCTCGGAGACTGGACGACGGAGACCTTCACGTCGGGCTCGTGA